One stretch of Streptomyces sp. 135 DNA includes these proteins:
- a CDS encoding pyridoxal-phosphate dependent enzyme — MTSQVSPSASQASLAIGQRSLGDPSVRFPLWPPLTSGCPVTSTDSVSYPVEVDYAYDEVPAGLFTTASGLPRGHERWAPLLPPLRAPGLGEGGTPLVPLGDGLWIKDESRNPTWSHKDRINRVTVSAAVGAGAQGIVVASSGNHGASAAAYAARAGLRCVVIGSAGRPPAVDAFLRAYGAVVLPVPEDARWPLLRRIVERFGYHPVSNVTPTHTGHAFGPEGYKTLAYEIYTELGVPAAVFLPTGYGELLFGVWKGFAELVALGLADRVPRLYSCEPEAGGPLAAAVRDGVPATRVPVGETAAYAIDCAVGGYRGVVALRESGGRALLVSDQRMAAARAELARAGLWAELSAAAGLAGYRQLGQAAVVEGPVVCVSTSSGFKDRDLLDSAVAAEVDPEDWAEVERRVGRV, encoded by the coding sequence ATGACATCACAGGTCTCGCCCAGCGCCTCTCAGGCCTCCCTCGCCATCGGTCAGCGCTCGCTCGGTGACCCGTCCGTCCGCTTCCCGCTGTGGCCGCCGCTCACCAGCGGGTGTCCGGTGACCAGTACGGACAGCGTGTCGTACCCGGTCGAGGTCGACTACGCGTACGACGAGGTGCCCGCCGGTCTCTTCACCACCGCGTCCGGCCTGCCGCGCGGGCACGAACGCTGGGCCCCGCTCCTGCCGCCGCTGCGCGCGCCGGGCCTCGGCGAGGGCGGCACGCCGCTCGTCCCGCTCGGGGACGGGCTGTGGATCAAGGACGAATCGCGCAATCCGACCTGGAGCCACAAGGACCGCATCAACCGCGTCACGGTGAGCGCGGCGGTCGGCGCGGGCGCGCAGGGCATCGTCGTCGCCTCGTCGGGCAACCACGGCGCCTCCGCCGCGGCGTACGCGGCGCGGGCGGGCCTGCGGTGCGTGGTGATCGGCTCGGCGGGGCGGCCGCCCGCGGTGGACGCGTTCCTGCGGGCGTACGGCGCGGTGGTGCTGCCGGTGCCGGAGGACGCGCGGTGGCCGCTGCTGCGGCGGATCGTGGAGCGGTTCGGCTACCACCCCGTCAGCAATGTGACGCCCACGCACACCGGGCACGCGTTCGGGCCCGAGGGCTACAAGACCCTCGCCTACGAGATCTACACCGAACTCGGCGTCCCCGCCGCGGTGTTCCTGCCCACCGGGTACGGAGAGCTGCTCTTCGGCGTCTGGAAGGGCTTCGCGGAACTGGTCGCCCTGGGCCTCGCGGACCGGGTGCCCCGCCTCTACAGCTGCGAGCCCGAGGCCGGGGGGCCGCTGGCGGCGGCGGTGCGGGACGGGGTTCCTGCGACGCGGGTCCCAGTCGGCGAGACGGCGGCGTACGCCATCGACTGCGCGGTCGGCGGTTACCGGGGCGTGGTCGCTCTGCGGGAGAGCGGGGGCCGGGCGCTGCTCGTCTCCGACCAGCGGATGGCGGCGGCGCGGGCGGAGCTGGCGCGGGCGGGCCTGTGGGCGGAGCTGTCGGCCGCGGCGGGGCTCGCCGGGTACCGGCAGCTCGGTCAGGCGGCGGTGGTCGAGGGGCCCGTGGTGTGCGTGTCGACGTCGAGCGGCTTCAAGGACCGTGACCTGCTGGACTCGGCGGTCGCCGCCGAGGTGGATCCGGAGGACTGGGCGGAGGTGGAGCGGCGGGTGGGGCGGGTCTGA
- a CDS encoding APC family permease, translating to MTDTLRPLQTPDAAPPAATADPVAPASPQKLKRSIGVVGGTLLTLSCVTPASTLFVVVPDLFSSLGTATALTIAIGSLLCVGVAFCYSELGTLIPSAGGEYAMVSTMAGRLAGWLVFVLSLLVVMIVPPVIAMGTADYLAPVVHIDPSYAGAGVMICATLAGLLDLRANAWITGIFLVLEVVAAGVVAVLGFAHAERGAGSLVDLSVAGSGPGGVDPVTAMLIVSGLAIALFVTQGFSTAVYLSEELENPRRNVARTVLATLGISAVIILVPVIAITMGAESLTALTEGDISAMVTAWSNSAVGTFVSLCVALAIINAGIVMVIQNSRVLFASARDKAWPTPVNKALSKLGASGAPWIATLLVGVPGALLCFVNLDTLYGVTGVSVTGMYLLVAVAALLARRGSHGHAAAWRMPLWPAVPVVLIAVLAYVLSQQEAEYLVWTGGIVVVATLYWALYLRPRRDTRWLVSVPEDGQG from the coding sequence ATGACCGACACGCTCCGCCCGCTCCAGACACCGGACGCCGCACCCCCGGCGGCCACGGCTGATCCGGTCGCCCCCGCGAGCCCCCAGAAGCTCAAGCGTTCCATCGGCGTCGTCGGCGGCACCCTGCTCACGCTGTCGTGCGTGACGCCCGCCTCCACGCTCTTCGTGGTCGTCCCCGACCTCTTCTCCTCGCTCGGCACCGCCACCGCGCTCACCATCGCGATCGGCTCGCTGCTCTGTGTGGGCGTCGCGTTCTGCTACTCCGAGCTGGGCACCCTCATTCCCAGCGCGGGCGGCGAGTACGCCATGGTCTCCACGATGGCGGGGCGGCTGGCCGGCTGGCTGGTCTTCGTCCTGTCGCTGCTCGTCGTGATGATCGTGCCGCCCGTCATCGCCATGGGCACGGCGGACTATCTGGCGCCGGTCGTCCACATCGACCCGTCCTACGCGGGCGCGGGCGTCATGATCTGCGCGACCCTCGCGGGCCTGCTCGACCTGCGCGCCAACGCGTGGATCACCGGCATCTTCCTGGTCCTCGAAGTCGTCGCGGCGGGCGTCGTGGCCGTCCTCGGCTTCGCCCACGCCGAGCGGGGCGCGGGCAGCCTGGTGGACCTCTCGGTCGCCGGCTCCGGCCCCGGCGGCGTCGACCCCGTCACGGCCATGCTGATCGTCTCCGGCCTCGCGATCGCGCTCTTCGTCACGCAGGGCTTCTCCACGGCGGTCTACCTCTCCGAGGAGCTGGAGAACCCGCGCCGCAACGTCGCCCGCACCGTCCTCGCCACCCTCGGCATCTCCGCCGTGATCATCCTGGTGCCGGTCATCGCGATCACCATGGGCGCGGAGAGCCTGACCGCGCTGACCGAGGGCGACATCAGCGCCATGGTGACGGCCTGGTCCAACTCCGCCGTCGGTACGTTCGTCAGCCTCTGCGTGGCCCTCGCGATCATCAACGCGGGCATCGTCATGGTCATCCAGAACTCCCGCGTCCTGTTCGCCTCGGCGCGCGACAAGGCGTGGCCCACGCCGGTCAACAAGGCGCTCTCGAAGCTCGGCGCGTCCGGCGCCCCCTGGATCGCCACGCTCCTGGTCGGCGTGCCCGGCGCGCTCCTGTGCTTCGTCAACCTCGACACGCTGTACGGCGTGACCGGCGTCTCCGTGACCGGCATGTACCTCCTGGTGGCGGTCGCCGCGCTGCTGGCCCGGCGGGGCTCCCACGGCCACGCGGCCGCCTGGCGGATGCCGCTGTGGCCCGCCGTGCCGGTGGTGCTGATCGCCGTCCTCGCGTACGTGCTGAGCCAGCAGGAGGCGGAGTACCTGGTGTGGACCGGCGGCATCGTGGTCGTGGCCACGCTGTACTGGGCGCTGTACCTGCGCCCCCGGCGGGACACGCGGTGGCTGGTGAGCGTGCCGGAGGACGGGCAGGGCTGA
- the mmsA gene encoding CoA-acylating methylmalonate-semialdehyde dehydrogenase, translating to MTKTVNHWIGGKTVEGASGTFGPVTDPATGAVTTQVAFANVDEVDAAVAAARDAFATWGTSSLAKRTAILFKFRALLDANRDAIAEHIVAEHGKVHSDALGEVARGLEIVDLACGITVQLKGELSTEVASRVDVSSIRQPLGVVAGITPFNFPAMVPMWMFPLAIACGNTFVLKPSEKDPSASMKIAELLSEAGLPDGVFNVVHGDKVAVDRLLEHPDVAAVSFVGSTPIARHIHATASANGKRVQALGGAKNHMLVLPDADLDAAADAAVSAAYGSAGERCMAISAVVAVGAIADELVAKIKERAEKIKIGPGSDPASEMGPLITAAHRDKVASYVTGAAAEGCEVVLDGTGYTVEGHENGHWIGLSLLDRVPTTAKAYQDEIFGPVLCVLRVDTYEEGVALMNASPFGNGTAIFTRDGGAARRFQLEIEAGMVGVNVPIPVPVGYHSFGGWKDSLFGDHHIYGNDGTHFYTRGKVVTTRWPDPSDAPAGVDLGFPRNH from the coding sequence ATGACGAAGACCGTCAACCACTGGATCGGTGGCAAGACCGTCGAGGGCGCGTCCGGCACCTTCGGCCCGGTCACCGACCCGGCGACCGGCGCCGTCACCACGCAGGTCGCCTTCGCGAACGTCGACGAGGTGGACGCGGCAGTCGCCGCCGCCCGCGACGCCTTCGCGACCTGGGGCACCTCCTCCCTCGCCAAGCGGACCGCGATCCTCTTCAAGTTCCGCGCGCTGCTCGACGCCAACCGCGACGCGATCGCCGAGCACATCGTCGCCGAGCACGGCAAGGTGCACTCCGACGCGCTCGGCGAGGTCGCCCGCGGCCTGGAGATCGTCGATCTGGCCTGCGGCATCACCGTGCAGCTGAAGGGCGAGCTGTCGACGGAGGTGGCGAGCCGCGTGGACGTGTCGTCCATCCGCCAGCCGCTGGGCGTCGTCGCCGGCATCACGCCGTTCAACTTCCCGGCCATGGTGCCGATGTGGATGTTCCCGCTGGCCATCGCCTGCGGCAACACCTTCGTCCTGAAGCCGTCGGAGAAGGACCCGTCCGCGTCGATGAAGATCGCGGAGCTGCTGAGCGAGGCAGGGCTGCCGGACGGCGTCTTCAACGTCGTACACGGCGACAAGGTGGCCGTGGACCGCCTCCTGGAGCACCCGGACGTCGCGGCCGTCTCCTTCGTGGGCTCGACCCCGATCGCCCGCCACATCCACGCCACCGCCTCCGCCAACGGCAAGCGCGTCCAGGCGCTCGGCGGCGCCAAGAACCACATGCTGGTCCTCCCGGACGCCGACCTGGACGCGGCCGCCGACGCCGCCGTCTCCGCCGCGTACGGCTCCGCGGGCGAGCGCTGCATGGCCATCTCCGCCGTCGTCGCGGTCGGTGCCATCGCCGACGAGCTGGTGGCGAAGATCAAGGAGCGCGCCGAGAAGATCAAGATCGGCCCCGGCAGCGACCCGGCGTCCGAGATGGGTCCGCTCATCACCGCCGCCCACCGCGACAAGGTCGCCTCCTACGTCACGGGCGCCGCGGCCGAGGGCTGCGAGGTCGTCCTCGACGGCACCGGCTACACCGTCGAGGGCCACGAGAACGGCCACTGGATCGGCCTCTCGCTGCTCGACCGCGTGCCGACGACCGCCAAGGCCTACCAGGACGAGATCTTCGGCCCGGTCCTGTGCGTGCTGCGCGTCGACACGTACGAGGAGGGCGTCGCCCTCATGAACGCCTCGCCGTTCGGCAACGGCACCGCGATCTTCACCCGGGACGGCGGCGCGGCCCGCCGCTTCCAGCTGGAGATCGAGGCGGGCATGGTCGGCGTGAACGTGCCGATCCCGGTGCCGGTGGGCTACCACTCCTTCGGCGGCTGGAAGGACTCGCTCTTCGGCGACCACCACATCTACGGCAACGACGGCACGCACTTCTACACGCGCGGCAAGGTCGTCACCACGCGCTGGCCCGACCCGTCGGACGCGCCGGCCGGGGTCGACCTGGGCTTCCCGCGCAACCACTGA
- the iolD gene encoding 3D-(3,5/4)-trihydroxycyclohexane-1,2-dione acylhydrolase (decyclizing), whose protein sequence is MTETPYRSVRLTTAQALVRFLSRQFTERDGVRRRLIGATWGIFGHGNVAGVGQALVEYADEMPFHQGRNEQAMVHAAVGYARQCGRLSTHAVTTSIGPGATNLVTGAALATVNRLPVLLLPGDTFATRPADPVLQQLEVPYAGDVSVNDCLRPVSAYFDRVTRPEALIPAALAAMRVLTDPAATGAVTLALPQDVQAEGHDWPEEFFAERVWTVRRAAPDPRELAAAADAVRAARRPLVIAGGGVHHSAAEDALKEFADATGIPVAATQAGKGSLRFDHPADVGGIGHTGTATANELARAADLVIGVGTRYSDFTTASGTLFERPGVRFLNLNVTPFDGHKMAGATLIADARAGLEALTGALGGHRVEPAYTAEYTGDKARWEQRVDAAYQVDEVDVRPTQAQVLGALDALVTDEDVVINAAGSLPGDLHKLWRTRSARQYHVEYGYSCMGYEIPASIGVALAAPGRPVWALVGDGTYLMNPTEIVTAVQENLPIKVVILQNHGYASIGGLSESVGAERFGTAYRFRAPDGTYTEGPLPVDLAANAASLGMRVLRAKTVRDLREALREARGADRPTCVYVETETADTVSGPPPAQAWWDVPVAETATRVSAVKAREEYDRHVAARRRHL, encoded by the coding sequence ATGACGGAGACCCCGTACAGGAGTGTCCGGCTCACCACCGCGCAGGCGCTCGTGCGTTTCCTGTCCCGGCAGTTCACCGAGCGGGACGGCGTGCGGCGGCGGCTGATCGGCGCGACGTGGGGAATCTTCGGCCACGGCAATGTCGCGGGCGTCGGGCAGGCCCTCGTCGAGTACGCCGATGAGATGCCCTTCCACCAAGGGCGCAACGAACAGGCCATGGTGCACGCCGCCGTCGGGTACGCCCGCCAGTGCGGCCGCCTCTCCACCCACGCCGTCACCACGTCCATCGGGCCCGGCGCCACCAACCTCGTCACCGGCGCCGCGCTCGCCACGGTCAACCGGCTGCCGGTCCTCCTCCTGCCCGGCGACACCTTCGCCACCCGGCCCGCCGACCCCGTGCTCCAGCAGCTCGAAGTGCCGTACGCGGGCGACGTGTCGGTCAACGACTGCCTGCGGCCCGTCTCGGCGTACTTCGACCGCGTCACCCGCCCCGAGGCCCTGATCCCGGCCGCCCTCGCCGCGATGCGCGTCCTCACCGACCCGGCCGCCACCGGCGCCGTCACCCTCGCCCTGCCGCAGGACGTGCAGGCGGAAGGCCACGACTGGCCCGAGGAGTTCTTCGCCGAGCGGGTGTGGACGGTGCGCAGGGCGGCCCCCGACCCGCGCGAACTGGCCGCCGCCGCGGACGCGGTGCGCGCGGCGCGGCGGCCCCTGGTCATCGCGGGCGGCGGCGTCCACCACAGCGCCGCCGAGGACGCCCTCAAGGAGTTCGCCGACGCCACCGGCATCCCCGTCGCCGCCACCCAGGCGGGCAAGGGCTCCCTGCGCTTCGACCACCCGGCGGACGTCGGCGGCATCGGCCACACCGGCACGGCGACCGCGAACGAACTGGCGCGCGCCGCCGACCTGGTGATCGGTGTCGGCACCCGCTACAGCGACTTCACCACGGCCTCCGGCACGCTCTTCGAACGGCCGGGGGTGCGCTTCCTCAACCTCAACGTCACGCCCTTCGACGGCCACAAGATGGCGGGCGCCACGCTGATCGCGGACGCCCGCGCCGGGCTCGAAGCGCTCACGGGGGCGCTGGGCGGCCACCGGGTCGAGCCCGCCTACACCGCCGAGTACACGGGCGACAAGGCGCGCTGGGAGCAGCGCGTCGACGCCGCGTACCAGGTGGACGAGGTGGACGTGCGCCCCACACAGGCCCAGGTCCTCGGCGCGCTCGACGCGCTGGTGACGGACGAGGACGTCGTCATCAACGCCGCCGGGTCCCTCCCGGGCGACCTGCACAAGCTGTGGCGGACGCGGTCGGCGCGGCAGTACCACGTCGAGTACGGCTACTCCTGCATGGGCTACGAGATCCCGGCGTCGATCGGCGTCGCGCTCGCCGCGCCCGGTCGGCCCGTGTGGGCGCTGGTCGGCGACGGCACGTACCTGATGAACCCGACGGAGATCGTCACGGCCGTCCAGGAGAACCTGCCGATCAAGGTCGTCATCCTCCAGAACCACGGCTACGCCTCCATCGGCGGCCTCTCCGAGTCCGTCGGCGCCGAGCGGTTCGGCACCGCCTACCGCTTCCGGGCGCCGGACGGGACGTACACCGAGGGCCCGCTGCCCGTCGATCTCGCCGCCAACGCGGCCTCGCTCGGGATGCGGGTGCTGCGCGCCAAGACCGTGCGTGACCTGCGGGAGGCCTTGCGGGAGGCGCGGGGCGCAGACCGTCCCACATGTGTCTATGTGGAGACGGAAACGGCAGACACAGTGTCGGGGCCGCCCCCGGCACAGGCGTGGTGGGATGTGCCCGTGGCCGAGACGGCGACCCGGGTGTCCGCGGTCAAGGCCAGGGAAGAGTACGACCGGCACGTCGCTGCCCGACGCCGCCACCTGTGA
- the iolB gene encoding 5-deoxy-glucuronate isomerase, whose translation MTYVPKGSAAKGPYAVDIDPKRAGWTYSALRVIEIGPGGTHAFTTGESEWIVLPLTGGCTVHTEDGIIELLGRDSVFSGVTDFAYVPRDARIQIASGAGGRFALAGAKCERRLPARYGSAPEVPVESRGSGTCAREVRNFAAADAFDCDRLIAVEVITPGGNWSSYPPHKHDEHRPGAEAELEEIYYFEIEAPDGREGFGYQRVFPSREGGTDVLAEVRTGDAVVVPDGWHGPSVAQPGHAMYYLNVMAGPGEEREWRICFHPDHTEGYR comes from the coding sequence ATGACGTACGTACCGAAAGGCAGTGCGGCGAAAGGTCCGTACGCCGTCGACATCGATCCGAAACGGGCGGGCTGGACGTACTCCGCGCTGCGCGTCATCGAGATCGGACCCGGCGGCACCCACGCCTTCACCACCGGTGAGAGTGAATGGATCGTGCTCCCGCTGACCGGCGGCTGTACGGTGCACACAGAAGACGGGATCATCGAACTCCTGGGCCGGGACAGCGTGTTCAGCGGAGTCACCGATTTCGCTTACGTGCCCCGAGACGCCCGGATCCAGATCGCCTCCGGCGCGGGAGGCCGCTTCGCCCTGGCAGGAGCGAAGTGCGAGCGTCGACTCCCCGCCCGCTACGGCTCCGCGCCGGAGGTTCCCGTCGAAAGCCGCGGCAGCGGCACGTGCGCCCGAGAGGTCCGCAATTTCGCCGCCGCGGACGCCTTCGACTGCGACCGCCTCATCGCCGTCGAGGTGATCACGCCCGGCGGCAACTGGTCCTCGTATCCGCCGCACAAGCACGACGAGCACCGCCCGGGCGCCGAGGCCGAGCTGGAGGAGATCTACTACTTCGAGATCGAGGCGCCGGATGGGCGGGAAGGCTTCGGGTATCAGCGGGTCTTCCCCTCCCGTGAGGGTGGTACGGACGTCCTCGCCGAGGTCCGCACCGGTGACGCCGTGGTCGTGCCCGACGGCTGGCACGGCCCCTCCGTCGCCCAGCCCGGCCATGCCATGTACTACCTGAACGTGATGGCGGGGCCCGGCGAGGAGAGGGAGTGGCGGATCTGCTTCCACCCCGACCACACGGAGGGATACCGATGA
- a CDS encoding deoxyribose-phosphate aldolase, producing MSAGRGHRGLDPGGRRQVVDVAALSRTRAHHPEAVAEAAARRGRRPLLGERGRLLIIAADHPARGALGVGGDPFAMAHRGDLLERLCLALSRPGVDGVLATADILDDLLLLGALDGKIAMGSMNRGGLAGASFELDDRFTGYRPEDLARLGFDAGKLLLRVDYDDPGSLTTLHSAARAVDAMAERRIPVFVEPFLTRRGGPDGTGPPRNDLSAEAVTTSIAIASGLGGSSAYTWLKVPVTENPDDMARVMEASTLPAVLLGGDIGDDQDAAYEKWRGALRLPTVRGLVVGRALLHPPDGDVAGAVDTAVGLL from the coding sequence GTGAGCGCCGGTCGTGGGCACCGCGGGCTGGATCCTGGCGGCCGGAGGCAAGTCGTCGATGTCGCCGCCCTCAGCCGCACCCGTGCCCACCACCCCGAAGCCGTCGCCGAAGCCGCCGCGCGGCGGGGGCGGCGGCCCCTTCTCGGGGAGCGGGGGCGGTTGCTGATCATCGCCGCCGATCACCCCGCCCGGGGGGCCCTCGGCGTCGGCGGGGATCCGTTCGCCATGGCCCACCGCGGGGACCTCCTCGAACGGCTCTGCCTCGCGCTCTCGCGTCCCGGGGTCGACGGCGTGCTCGCCACCGCCGACATCCTCGACGACCTGCTGCTCCTCGGCGCCCTCGACGGCAAGATCGCCATGGGGTCGATGAACCGCGGCGGCCTCGCCGGGGCCTCCTTCGAGCTGGACGACCGGTTCACCGGATACCGCCCCGAGGACCTCGCGCGGCTCGGCTTCGACGCGGGCAAACTGCTGCTGCGCGTCGACTACGACGACCCCGGCTCCCTGACCACCCTGCACTCGGCCGCGCGCGCCGTCGACGCCATGGCGGAGCGGCGGATACCGGTCTTCGTCGAGCCGTTCCTGACCCGCCGCGGGGGACCGGACGGCACCGGACCGCCCCGCAACGACCTGAGCGCCGAGGCCGTCACCACGTCCATCGCCATCGCCTCGGGGCTCGGCGGGAGCTCCGCGTACACCTGGCTGAAGGTCCCCGTCACCGAGAACCCCGACGACATGGCCCGGGTCATGGAGGCGTCCACCCTGCCGGCCGTGCTGCTCGGTGGGGACATCGGGGACGATCAGGATGCCGCGTACGAGAAGTGGCGCGGCGCCCTGCGCCTGCCCACCGTGCGGGGCCTCGTCGTCGGCAGGGCGCTGCTCCATCCGCCCGACGGGGACGTGGCGGGGGCGGTCGACACCGCCGTCGGGCTGCTCTAG
- the iolC gene encoding 5-dehydro-2-deoxygluconokinase has translation MGRIGVDLYPLQSGVPLADVTTFGKFLGGSASNVAVAAARLGRRTAVVTRTGEDPFGAYLHRALREFGVDDRWVSGVAGLPTPVTFCEIFPPDDFPLYFYRLPKAPDLEMYEDELDLDAIRAARIFWMTGTGLCAEPSRSATLAALAARSAGGRTVFDLDWRPMFWGDPTEARPHYAAALAHATVAVGNVDEVEIATGEREPRAAAGALLDAGVELAVVKQGPEGVLAMNRAGESAEVPPLPVTVLNGLGAGDAFGGALCHGLLAGWELERIMRYANAAGAIVASRLECSSAMPFSGEVASAVEAGAVL, from the coding sequence ATGGGGCGGATCGGGGTCGACCTCTATCCGCTGCAGAGCGGGGTGCCCCTCGCCGACGTCACCACGTTCGGGAAGTTCCTCGGCGGCTCGGCCAGCAACGTCGCGGTCGCCGCGGCCCGCCTGGGCCGCCGGACCGCCGTCGTCACGCGCACCGGCGAGGACCCCTTCGGCGCCTATCTGCACCGGGCGCTGCGGGAGTTCGGGGTCGACGACCGCTGGGTGAGCGGCGTCGCGGGGCTGCCGACACCCGTGACGTTCTGCGAGATCTTCCCGCCGGACGACTTCCCGCTGTACTTCTACCGGCTGCCCAAGGCACCCGACCTGGAGATGTACGAGGACGAGCTCGACCTGGACGCCATCCGGGCGGCGCGGATCTTCTGGATGACGGGGACGGGGCTCTGCGCGGAGCCGAGCCGGTCGGCGACGCTGGCGGCGCTGGCCGCGCGGTCGGCCGGCGGCCGCACGGTGTTCGATCTCGACTGGCGGCCCATGTTCTGGGGTGATCCCACCGAGGCGCGGCCCCACTACGCCGCCGCCCTCGCGCACGCCACGGTCGCCGTCGGCAACGTCGACGAGGTGGAGATCGCCACGGGGGAGCGTGAACCGCGGGCGGCGGCAGGGGCGTTGCTCGACGCCGGGGTCGAACTCGCCGTCGTCAAGCAGGGACCCGAGGGCGTCCTCGCGATGAACCGCGCCGGGGAGTCGGCCGAGGTCCCGCCGCTGCCGGTGACGGTACTCAACGGGCTCGGGGCGGGGGACGCGTTCGGCGGGGCGCTGTGTCATGGGCTGCTCGCGGGGTGGGAGCTGGAGCGGATCATGCGGTACGCCAACGCTGCGGGGGCGATCGTGGCTTCGCGGCTGGAGTGTTCGTCCGCGATGCCGTTTTCCGGCGAGGTCGCCTCGGCGGTGGAAGCGGGGGCTGTGCTGTGA
- a CDS encoding sugar phosphate isomerase/epimerase produces MTTLSRIRIGSAPDSWGVWFPEDPRQVPWRRFLDEVAASGYEWIELGPYGYLPTDPAELAGETARRGLKVSAGTVFTGLHHGPSVWEKTWAHVAEIAALTQAMGAGHLVVIPSFWRDDKTGVVLEDRTLTPAQWRELTTQTERLAHEVRERYGLKVVVHPHADTHIDTEENVTRFLDATDSGLVSLCLDTGHYAYCGGDSVKLIETYGERIGYLHLKQVDPEILAAVRADEVPFGPAVARGVMCEPPAGVPDLGPVLAAAQRLDVDLFAIVEQDMYPCPPDKPLPIARRTRAFLRSCGA; encoded by the coding sequence ATGACGACGCTGTCTCGCATCCGGATCGGTTCGGCGCCCGACTCCTGGGGCGTGTGGTTTCCCGAGGACCCCCGGCAGGTCCCCTGGCGCCGCTTCCTCGACGAGGTCGCCGCGTCCGGCTACGAGTGGATCGAGCTCGGCCCGTACGGCTATCTGCCCACCGACCCGGCGGAACTGGCCGGTGAGACGGCCCGCCGCGGCCTCAAGGTCTCCGCGGGCACGGTCTTCACCGGCCTGCACCACGGACCCTCCGTCTGGGAGAAGACCTGGGCGCACGTCGCCGAGATCGCCGCCCTGACCCAGGCCATGGGCGCCGGACATCTCGTCGTCATCCCGTCCTTCTGGCGCGACGACAAGACGGGCGTCGTCCTGGAGGACCGCACCCTGACCCCGGCGCAATGGCGCGAACTGACCACCCAGACCGAACGCCTGGCCCATGAGGTCCGCGAGCGGTACGGCCTGAAGGTCGTCGTCCACCCGCACGCGGACACCCACATCGACACCGAGGAGAACGTCACCCGCTTCCTCGACGCCACCGACTCCGGCCTCGTCTCGCTCTGCCTGGACACCGGGCACTACGCCTACTGCGGCGGCGACAGCGTCAAGCTCATCGAGACGTACGGCGAACGCATCGGCTATCTGCACCTCAAGCAGGTCGACCCGGAGATCCTCGCCGCCGTGCGCGCGGACGAGGTGCCGTTCGGGCCCGCCGTGGCCCGCGGCGTGATGTGCGAGCCGCCCGCCGGGGTGCCGGACCTCGGGCCCGTCCTCGCCGCGGCGCAGCGCCTGGACGTCGACCTCTTCGCGATCGTCGAGCAGGACATGTACCCGTGCCCGCCGGACAAGCCGCTGCCGATCGCCCGCCGCACCCGCGCCTTCCTGCGGTCGTGCGGAGCCTGA
- a CDS encoding helix-turn-helix transcriptional regulator yields the protein MISYRGTRLALAGPRRRLEVPIGAVTLLLGFGRPVRISGLERPGRAGPGRPPVSLVSVLSGLGTTPVLGEHDGHLAGIEVLLMPWAAFTLFGTALHELADRTLDPDAFGVRPDPGRWASVAELADALGALPSWSARFHLLDEVFARWSATGPPPSARTVRAWGELVRSGGTAPVGRLAEAVGWSVRQLENRFREQIGIGPKAAARVLRLQRARGMLAAGHGQAETAAACGYYDQAHLSGEFKALTGCTPRQFTRARHAASAPAADRLDGQPTSLVLPAGAGPAAPSALFSKTGGRR from the coding sequence GTGATCAGCTACCGCGGCACACGGCTCGCGCTGGCCGGGCCGCGGCGGCGCCTGGAGGTGCCGATCGGCGCGGTGACCCTGCTGCTCGGCTTCGGCCGGCCGGTGCGGATCTCGGGCCTCGAACGGCCGGGGCGCGCCGGGCCGGGCCGGCCGCCGGTCTCACTCGTCTCGGTCCTCTCCGGGCTCGGCACGACACCGGTGCTCGGCGAGCACGACGGCCATCTCGCGGGCATCGAGGTGCTCCTGATGCCATGGGCCGCGTTCACGCTCTTCGGCACCGCGCTGCACGAACTCGCCGACCGCACGCTCGACCCCGACGCGTTCGGCGTCCGGCCGGATCCGGGCCGCTGGGCGAGCGTGGCCGAGCTCGCGGACGCGCTGGGCGCGCTGCCCTCCTGGTCCGCTCGCTTCCATCTGCTGGACGAGGTGTTCGCCCGCTGGTCCGCGACGGGCCCGCCGCCCTCGGCGCGCACCGTGCGGGCCTGGGGCGAGCTCGTACGCTCCGGGGGCACCGCCCCGGTCGGCCGCCTCGCCGAGGCAGTCGGCTGGAGCGTACGCCAGTTGGAGAACCGCTTCCGGGAGCAGATCGGGATCGGGCCCAAGGCCGCGGCGCGGGTCCTGCGGCTTCAGCGGGCCCGCGGGATGCTCGCGGCCGGCCACGGCCAGGCCGAGACGGCGGCGGCCTGCGGCTATTACGACCAGGCCCATCTGAGCGGCGAGTTCAAGGCGCTGACGGGGTGTACGCCGCGCCAGTTCACGCGGGCGCGGCACGCGGCGTCCGCACCCGCGGCGGACCGGCTCGACGGGCAGCCCACGAGTCTGGTGCTCCCGGCCGGGGCCGGGCCCGCGGCGCCGAGTGCGCTTTTCTCCAAGACCGGAGGGCGGCGCTGA
- a CDS encoding MerR family transcriptional regulator: MTDRRLWSYKEIAAHIRVQPDTVRSYRKHGLLPDPDHVEGGKPYWYADTVRAWVASRPGNRGRRD; this comes from the coding sequence ATGACGGACCGCAGGCTCTGGTCGTACAAAGAGATCGCCGCGCACATCCGGGTGCAGCCCGACACCGTGCGCTCCTATCGCAAGCACGGACTGCTGCCGGATCCCGACCACGTGGAGGGCGGCAAGCCCTACTGGTACGCCGACACCGTCCGCGCGTGGGTCGCGTCCCGCCCGGGCAACCGGGGACGCAGAGACTGA